From Draconibacterium halophilum, one genomic window encodes:
- a CDS encoding FtsB family cell division protein, with protein MKKEIFQSGFFKSIGNKFVIAFILFAVWIIFFDENSIVAHVKSKRQLNELKQQKEYYQERIVSDRQKLEDLNKGKKELEKFAREQYHMSKPDEDVFIVIEEE; from the coding sequence ATGAAGAAAGAAATATTCCAATCCGGATTTTTTAAAAGTATAGGGAATAAGTTTGTTATTGCATTTATTCTTTTTGCAGTCTGGATTATATTTTTTGATGAGAATAGCATTGTTGCTCATGTAAAAAGCAAACGTCAACTAAACGAATTGAAGCAGCAAAAAGAGTATTATCAGGAACGGATTGTATCTGACAGGCAAAAACTTGAGGACCTGAATAAAGGCAAAAAGGAATTGGAAAAATTTGCTCGCGAACAGTACCACATGTCGAAACCTGATGAAGATGTTTTTATTGTTATTGAAGAAGAGTAG
- the pruA gene encoding L-glutamate gamma-semialdehyde dehydrogenase has product MPKGNYNVPVAKNEPVLSHAPGTPERAELQAKLQELRSEELDQPMVIGGKEVYTDRKVRMFPPHEIAHTLGYFNQGDASHVEMAIDAALEARECWANMSWQHRASIFLKAADLLAGPYRAKINAASMLGQSKNAFQAEIDAACEFADFLRFGVQVMTEIYKIQPESAKGIWNYNEYRPLEGFVFALTPFNFTSIAGNLPAAPAMMGNVAVWKPSKTAVYSAGVIMEIFKEAGLPDGVINLVYASGPVAAETVLTHPEFAGIHFTGSTAVFQSIWKTIGENIYKYKSYPRIVGETGGKDFIFADNTAKKRELAIAMLRGAFEYQGQKCSAASRCYVPASIWPEVKEIFGAELATVKMGPPEDFTNFVNAVIDESSFDKLKGFIDRAKDDEDAEVIFGGNCDKSVGYFVEPTVILAKKPDYITMQEELFGPVLTVYVYEDEDMDATLDLLDKTSIYALTGAVWSQNRYNIEKIAKRLENCAGNFYINDKPTGAVVGQQPFGGARGSGTDDKAGSIFNMLRWTAIRTIKETFVPPVNYTYPNFQPDNE; this is encoded by the coding sequence ATGCCAAAAGGAAATTACAACGTGCCGGTTGCTAAAAACGAACCGGTTTTGAGTCATGCTCCGGGAACTCCGGAAAGAGCAGAACTGCAAGCTAAATTGCAGGAGTTACGTTCGGAAGAACTCGATCAGCCGATGGTGATTGGTGGAAAAGAGGTTTATACCGACAGAAAAGTAAGGATGTTCCCTCCACATGAAATTGCGCATACTTTAGGCTATTTCAACCAGGGCGATGCTAGTCATGTTGAAATGGCTATTGATGCAGCTTTAGAAGCCAGAGAATGCTGGGCAAATATGTCGTGGCAACACCGGGCGTCCATTTTCCTGAAAGCTGCCGATCTTTTGGCAGGGCCATATCGTGCAAAAATCAATGCTGCATCGATGCTGGGACAATCAAAAAATGCTTTCCAGGCAGAAATTGACGCTGCTTGTGAGTTCGCCGATTTTTTGCGTTTTGGAGTTCAGGTGATGACCGAGATTTACAAAATCCAACCCGAGTCGGCAAAAGGTATCTGGAATTACAACGAGTACCGTCCACTTGAAGGTTTTGTATTCGCATTGACTCCGTTCAATTTTACATCTATCGCCGGTAATCTTCCTGCAGCTCCTGCTATGATGGGTAACGTGGCTGTTTGGAAACCATCGAAAACGGCAGTTTATTCGGCCGGGGTAATAATGGAGATCTTTAAAGAAGCCGGTTTGCCAGATGGTGTTATTAACCTGGTTTACGCTTCTGGTCCTGTTGCTGCTGAAACTGTACTTACTCACCCTGAGTTTGCGGGTATTCATTTCACCGGTTCAACTGCCGTATTCCAAAGCATTTGGAAAACGATTGGTGAGAATATTTATAAATACAAATCATATCCACGTATCGTTGGTGAGACTGGTGGTAAAGACTTTATTTTTGCCGATAACACAGCAAAAAAACGCGAATTGGCGATTGCCATGTTGCGTGGTGCGTTCGAATATCAAGGACAAAAATGTTCGGCAGCGTCAAGATGCTATGTTCCGGCAAGTATCTGGCCTGAAGTAAAAGAGATTTTTGGTGCTGAGCTGGCTACCGTAAAAATGGGACCACCAGAAGATTTTACCAACTTTGTAAATGCCGTTATCGACGAATCATCGTTTGATAAACTGAAAGGATTCATCGACCGTGCAAAAGACGATGAAGATGCTGAAGTAATTTTTGGCGGAAACTGCGATAAATCAGTTGGTTATTTTGTTGAACCAACAGTTATTCTGGCTAAAAAACCAGATTACATTACCATGCAGGAAGAGTTGTTTGGTCCGGTTCTTACCGTTTATGTTTACGAAGACGAAGACATGGATGCAACATTAGATCTGTTGGATAAAACATCGATATATGCACTTACCGGTGCTGTTTGGTCGCAAAACCGTTACAATATTGAGAAGATTGCCAAACGTTTGGAAAACTGTGCCGGTAACTTCTACATTAACGACAAGCCTACCGGAGCCGTTGTTGGGCAACAACCATTTGGCGGCGCTCGTGGTTCGGGTACCGACGATAAAGCAGGTTCTATTTTTAACATGCTTCGCTGGACAGCGATTCGTACCATTAAAGAAACTTTTGTACCACCAGTAAATTATACCTATCCGAACTTTCAACCGGATAATGAATAA